Proteins co-encoded in one Mycobacterium mantenii genomic window:
- a CDS encoding SDR family NAD(P)-dependent oxidoreductase: MAIDPSNILLTGRVAVVTGGGAGIGRGIAAGMAAFGARVAIWERDPQTCAQAAESIGALGIVTDVRDSEQVDAALERTGAELGTPTILVNNAGGVFSSPLLETSENGWDALYRANLRHVLLCSQRIARQMVSASLPGSIMSLTSIEGVRAAPGYAAYAAAKAGVINYTKTAALELAPHGIRVNAIAPDITLTEGLARLGGEAATSAMGNIVPLGRPGHVDEIASAAVFLASDMSAYLTGQTLHIDGGTQASSGWYHDPQTGDYRLGPAS, from the coding sequence GTGGCAATCGATCCTTCGAACATTCTGCTCACCGGCCGTGTCGCGGTGGTGACCGGTGGGGGAGCGGGCATCGGCCGCGGTATCGCGGCCGGAATGGCGGCATTCGGTGCCCGGGTGGCGATCTGGGAACGCGACCCGCAAACCTGCGCGCAGGCAGCGGAATCCATCGGCGCCCTGGGCATCGTCACCGATGTCCGAGACAGCGAACAGGTGGACGCCGCCCTGGAGCGCACCGGCGCCGAGCTGGGCACCCCGACGATCCTGGTGAACAACGCCGGCGGCGTGTTCTCCTCGCCGTTGCTGGAAACCAGCGAGAACGGCTGGGATGCGCTCTATCGTGCCAACCTGCGCCACGTACTGCTGTGCAGCCAGCGGATTGCCCGCCAGATGGTGTCCGCGAGTCTGCCCGGCAGCATCATGTCGCTCACCTCGATCGAGGGCGTCCGAGCCGCACCGGGCTACGCGGCCTACGCCGCCGCCAAGGCCGGTGTCATCAACTACACCAAGACCGCGGCGCTGGAACTGGCGCCGCACGGGATCCGGGTCAACGCGATAGCGCCCGACATCACGCTCACCGAGGGGCTGGCGCGCCTTGGTGGCGAGGCGGCGACGAGCGCGATGGGCAATATCGTGCCGCTGGGACGCCCCGGTCATGTCGACGAGATCGCCAGTGCCGCAGTCTTTCTGGCCTCGGACATGTCCGCCTATCTGACCGGGCAGACGCTGCACATCGACGGCGGCACCCAGGCCTCCAGCGGCTGGTACCACGATCCCCAAACCGGCGACTACCGGTTGGGCCCGGCGAGCTAG
- a CDS encoding SDR family NAD(P)-dependent oxidoreductase — MDDLQGRGAVITGGASGIGLATATEFARRGARVVLSDVDQPALQQAVNRLRGDGFDAHGVICDVRQLDDMVRLADESFRLLGQVDVVFSNAGIVVAGPMAQMNHDDWRWVIDIDLWGSIHAVEAFVPRLIDQGKGGHIAFTASFAGLVPNNGLGTYGVAKYGVVGLAETLARELKPNAIGVSVLCPMVVETKLVSNSERIRGADYGLSATPEGAFGPLPTQDEAVSADDVARLTADAILANRLYVLPHGAARDSIRRRFERIDRTFDEQAAAGWTH; from the coding sequence ATGGACGATTTGCAGGGACGCGGCGCAGTCATCACCGGCGGTGCAAGCGGCATCGGTTTGGCCACCGCCACCGAATTCGCCCGCCGCGGCGCCCGCGTGGTGCTCTCCGACGTCGATCAGCCCGCGCTTCAGCAGGCGGTGAATCGGTTGCGCGGCGACGGTTTCGACGCGCACGGCGTGATCTGCGATGTTCGGCAGCTCGACGACATGGTCCGCCTCGCCGACGAGTCCTTCCGGCTGCTGGGTCAGGTCGACGTCGTGTTCAGCAACGCCGGCATCGTCGTCGCGGGACCGATGGCCCAGATGAACCACGACGACTGGCGCTGGGTGATTGACATCGACCTGTGGGGATCGATCCATGCCGTCGAGGCTTTCGTGCCGAGGCTGATCGACCAGGGCAAGGGCGGACACATCGCGTTCACCGCGTCCTTCGCCGGCCTGGTGCCCAACAACGGCCTCGGGACCTACGGTGTTGCCAAATACGGCGTCGTCGGGCTCGCGGAAACATTGGCTCGCGAGCTCAAGCCCAACGCCATCGGAGTTTCGGTGCTGTGCCCGATGGTGGTGGAGACCAAGCTGGTCTCCAACTCCGAACGGATCCGCGGCGCGGATTACGGACTGTCAGCGACGCCGGAAGGGGCCTTCGGTCCGCTGCCGACGCAGGACGAGGCGGTCAGCGCAGACGACGTCGCCCGCCTGACGGCCGACGCGATTCTGGCCAACCGCCTGTACGTGCTGCCGCACGGGGCCGCCCGGGATTCGATCCGGCGCAGGTTCGAGCGCATCGACCGAACCTTCGATGAACAGGCCGCCGCGGGCTGGACCCACTAG
- a CDS encoding MarR family winged helix-turn-helix transcriptional regulator, with translation MAAPTRDIDPLALEHQVCFALATTNRAVLAVYRPLLEPLGLTHPQYLVMLALWDHRKTPAADQFPLSVKQIAAALQMDSATLSPMLKRLEGQGLITRAKNSADERATDVTLTQRGIALRERALEIPSAVVARLGVELAELENLHRVLTRINAAAVAVGALQS, from the coding sequence ATGGCCGCCCCCACACGCGACATCGATCCGCTGGCACTCGAACACCAGGTGTGCTTCGCGCTGGCGACGACGAACCGGGCGGTCTTGGCGGTGTATCGGCCCCTCTTGGAACCGCTGGGCCTGACCCATCCGCAATACCTGGTGATGCTGGCGCTGTGGGACCACCGCAAAACCCCCGCGGCTGACCAGTTCCCGCTGTCGGTCAAGCAGATCGCCGCGGCCTTGCAGATGGATTCCGCTACGCTCTCGCCAATGCTCAAGCGCCTGGAGGGGCAGGGGCTGATCACTCGCGCCAAGAATTCGGCCGACGAGCGCGCCACCGACGTGACGCTCACGCAGCGCGGAATTGCCTTGCGGGAGCGGGCACTAGAGATTCCGTCGGCCGTCGTGGCACGGCTGGGTGTCGAGCTGGCCGAACTCGAGAACCTGCATCGGGTCCTCACCCGCATCAACGCCGCCGCCGTGGCGGTCGGCGCCCTTCAATCCTGA
- a CDS encoding DUF5313 domain-containing protein, translated as MTAAKPNLWQYIGYSYGRRLPDSMRSWVARDLAGEGAIRRHMIRWSIPPLLVLAPFWLLPASLYVHTEMTAPLYIWALLITLALNKVWRRHRLAVHGLDPNLVDVITRQKQARMHEDYIRRYGPRPESAEWQSNSSPF; from the coding sequence ATGACCGCAGCGAAACCCAATCTCTGGCAATACATCGGCTATTCCTACGGCCGGCGACTGCCCGACTCGATGCGCAGCTGGGTCGCGCGCGATCTGGCAGGGGAGGGGGCCATCCGCCGGCACATGATCAGGTGGTCCATACCGCCCCTGCTGGTCCTCGCCCCGTTTTGGCTGCTGCCCGCATCGCTTTACGTACACACCGAGATGACCGCGCCGCTCTACATCTGGGCGTTGCTGATAACCCTTGCCCTCAACAAGGTCTGGCGTCGGCACCGGTTGGCGGTCCATGGACTGGATCCAAACCTGGTCGACGTGATCACCCGCCAGAAGCAGGCGCGGATGCACGAGGACTACATCCGGCGTTACGGGCCGCGACCCGAATCGGCGGAGTGGCAGTCCAACAGCAGCCCCTTCTAG
- a CDS encoding mycofactocin-coupled SDR family oxidoreductase, producing MTGRVEGKVAFVTGAARGQGRSHAVRLAQEGADIIAVDICKPIREGVVDTAIPASTPEDLAETADLVKGHNRRIFTAEVDVRDYDALKAAVDSGVEQLGRLDIVVANAGIGNGGETLDKTSEEDWTEMIDINLAGVWKTVKAGVPHLLAGGRGGSIILTSSVGGLKAYPHTGHYVAAKHGVVGLMRAFGVELGQHMIRVNSVHPTHVKTPMLHNDGTFKMFRPDLENPGPDDMAPICQLFHTLPIPWVEPIDISNAVLFFASDEARYITGVTLPVDAGSCLK from the coding sequence ATGACCGGACGTGTTGAGGGCAAAGTCGCTTTCGTCACCGGAGCGGCACGCGGTCAGGGCCGCAGCCACGCGGTGCGATTGGCCCAGGAGGGGGCCGACATCATCGCGGTCGACATCTGCAAGCCCATCCGCGAGGGCGTCGTGGACACCGCGATCCCGGCGTCGACACCCGAAGACCTCGCCGAGACCGCCGACCTGGTCAAGGGGCACAACCGCAGAATCTTCACGGCCGAAGTCGACGTGCGCGACTACGACGCACTCAAGGCGGCGGTGGACAGTGGCGTCGAACAGCTCGGCCGGCTCGACATCGTCGTGGCCAACGCCGGAATCGGCAACGGCGGCGAGACTTTGGACAAGACCAGCGAAGAAGACTGGACAGAGATGATCGACATCAACCTGGCCGGCGTGTGGAAAACAGTGAAAGCCGGTGTGCCGCACCTTCTGGCGGGCGGCCGCGGCGGATCCATCATCCTGACCAGCTCGGTGGGCGGGCTCAAGGCCTACCCCCACACCGGCCACTACGTCGCGGCCAAGCACGGTGTCGTCGGATTGATGCGCGCCTTCGGAGTTGAGCTGGGGCAGCACATGATTCGCGTCAACTCCGTGCACCCGACCCACGTCAAGACTCCCATGCTGCACAACGACGGCACCTTCAAGATGTTCCGCCCGGATCTGGAAAACCCGGGCCCCGACGACATGGCGCCGATCTGCCAGCTGTTCCACACGCTGCCGATCCCCTGGGTCGAACCGATCGACATTAGCAACGCGGTGCTGTTCTTCGCCTCGGACGAAGCGCGCTACATCACCGGCGTGACCCTGCCCGTCGATGCGGGCAGCTGCCTGAAGTAG
- a CDS encoding TetR/AcrR family transcriptional regulator, with the protein MTNPSEEPAWKQRAVERSIKTAKLRAAQRVQRFLDAAQAIIIEKGSTDFTVQEVVDRSRQSLRSFYLQFDGKHELLLALFEDALSRSADQIRAATESHTDPLERLQVAVQLLYEASRPDPTAKRPLFTDFAPRLLVTHPAEVKVAHAPLLALLTELMEAAHDAGKLRNTINPKRVAAMTMQTVMFIAQSSGGPDDATMHPITAEEVWDFCSRGFVA; encoded by the coding sequence GTGACCAATCCAAGCGAAGAACCGGCCTGGAAACAGCGAGCGGTCGAGCGGTCCATCAAGACGGCGAAATTGCGCGCGGCGCAGCGTGTTCAGCGCTTCCTCGATGCCGCCCAGGCCATCATCATCGAAAAGGGCAGCACGGACTTTACCGTGCAGGAGGTCGTAGACCGCTCCCGCCAGTCGTTGCGCAGCTTCTACCTGCAATTCGACGGCAAGCACGAGTTGCTGCTGGCGCTCTTCGAGGATGCGTTGAGCCGATCGGCCGACCAGATCCGCGCGGCCACCGAGAGCCACACCGATCCGCTGGAGCGCCTGCAGGTCGCCGTCCAGCTTCTGTACGAGGCGTCCCGCCCGGACCCGACGGCCAAGCGCCCGCTCTTCACCGACTTTGCCCCGAGGCTGCTGGTGACACACCCGGCCGAGGTCAAAGTGGCGCATGCACCGCTGCTGGCGTTGCTGACGGAACTGATGGAGGCGGCGCACGACGCCGGCAAGTTGCGCAACACCATCAATCCCAAGCGGGTGGCCGCCATGACCATGCAGACCGTCATGTTCATCGCGCAGTCCAGTGGCGGGCCCGACGACGCGACGATGCACCCCATCACCGCCGAAGAGGTGTGGGATTTCTGCTCACGTGGATTCGTCGCGTAG
- a CDS encoding acyl-CoA dehydrogenase family protein, translated as MQLTFDADVEAFRAEFVAFLDAHLPSEAEAFARPQSSSDIPEWARRWQRLLFDSGWLQPGNPPEFGGRNATLLQQYVYQEELSRRRIYQSFNPQGVGIIAASLLSFGTPEQKQRWAVPILRAEITASLGMSEPGAGSDLASLKTRAVRDGEEFVVNGQKVWTSGAHHADVLLTFVRTDPDAPKHKGISALLIPTDTPGVVRRPFASVGDIEDVDFNEVFFTDARVPAENLVGELNAGWRVATGSLGHERAMLWLDYADMLHALTVESNPSGPVQRDHYATLVMDFYAMRLLGSATLAKAARGEEDVPAQSVLKLLGSEAMQRASEDALNAKHGDGLALRAVTAPFAPLNLDSHYGSWFDRYTRTFAATIAGGTSEIQRNIIAERVLGLPRN; from the coding sequence GTGCAGCTGACGTTTGATGCCGACGTGGAGGCGTTCCGGGCCGAATTCGTTGCTTTCCTCGACGCGCATCTGCCTTCCGAGGCTGAGGCGTTCGCGAGGCCGCAGTCGAGTTCGGACATCCCGGAGTGGGCCCGCCGGTGGCAACGCTTGCTGTTCGACAGCGGGTGGCTTCAGCCCGGCAACCCGCCGGAGTTCGGTGGGCGCAACGCGACGCTGCTGCAGCAATACGTGTACCAGGAAGAGCTGTCGCGACGGCGGATCTATCAGAGTTTCAATCCGCAGGGTGTCGGCATCATCGCGGCGTCATTGCTGTCGTTCGGCACGCCTGAACAGAAGCAGCGATGGGCGGTGCCGATTCTGCGCGCGGAGATCACCGCGTCGCTGGGAATGAGTGAACCCGGCGCGGGCTCGGATCTCGCGTCGCTGAAGACCCGCGCCGTGCGTGACGGTGAGGAATTCGTCGTCAACGGGCAGAAGGTATGGACATCGGGCGCCCATCACGCCGACGTGTTGCTGACATTTGTGCGCACCGACCCGGACGCGCCAAAACATAAGGGCATCAGCGCTTTACTGATCCCGACCGACACCCCCGGCGTGGTCCGTCGCCCGTTCGCCTCGGTGGGCGACATCGAAGACGTCGACTTCAACGAGGTCTTCTTCACCGACGCGCGGGTGCCGGCCGAAAACTTAGTGGGGGAGCTCAACGCGGGCTGGCGCGTCGCAACCGGTTCGCTCGGCCACGAACGCGCGATGCTGTGGCTGGATTACGCCGACATGCTGCACGCGTTGACCGTCGAGTCCAATCCCTCGGGTCCCGTGCAGCGGGATCACTACGCGACCCTGGTGATGGACTTCTACGCGATGCGGCTGCTGGGGTCGGCGACGCTGGCCAAAGCGGCGCGCGGCGAAGAGGACGTACCCGCCCAGTCGGTGCTCAAGTTGCTCGGCTCGGAGGCGATGCAACGCGCCAGTGAGGACGCCCTCAACGCCAAGCACGGCGACGGACTGGCATTGCGTGCGGTCACCGCCCCGTTCGCCCCGCTAAACCTGGACAGCCACTACGGCAGTTGGTTCGACCGGTACACCCGCACCTTCGCAGCTACCATCGCCGGCGGCACGTCGGAAATCCAGCGCAACATCATCGCCGAACGCGTACTCGGGTTACCGCGCAATTGA
- a CDS encoding DUF4190 domain-containing protein produces the protein MSHPDAPRNEVGVASVLLGLVGLITCWLLLGVPFGIAALVTGDIARRRVARGEANNFRTAVTGMVLGAIAIVAGLAAIGYYAQLDARNH, from the coding sequence ATGAGTCACCCCGACGCACCGCGAAACGAGGTCGGCGTCGCCTCGGTGCTCCTGGGTCTGGTCGGACTCATCACCTGCTGGTTGCTGCTCGGAGTGCCCTTTGGCATCGCGGCGTTGGTGACGGGCGACATCGCCCGGCGAAGGGTCGCCCGCGGGGAGGCGAATAATTTCCGAACTGCCGTGACCGGCATGGTGTTAGGGGCGATCGCGATAGTGGCGGGTCTGGCCGCCATTGGCTACTACGCTCAACTGGACGCCCGGAATCACTGA
- a CDS encoding acyl-CoA dehydrogenase family protein has protein sequence MSAASGAKLDAALTDLGWRDMLDEMPDIAIPLVFKLLGETGAHAPVLNDVVLCAAGDAPGGTMPLPFAGGSWVLWERRDHSGSAIDELLPIHPAPQGDPLPSAALYAGWQALGWWLVGTSRAMLSLARQHAVDRVQFGRHISSFQAIRHRLAETLVAIEGAEATLQTATECDDPQGMACMLAKAAAGQAALTTARHCQQVLGGIGFTAEHPLHHHIKRSLILDGLLGSSRELTRQAGKAVVAAGSAPRLAQL, from the coding sequence ATGAGCGCCGCCTCGGGCGCCAAGCTGGACGCGGCGCTGACCGACCTCGGCTGGCGCGACATGCTCGACGAAATGCCCGATATCGCAATCCCTTTGGTGTTCAAGCTGCTCGGCGAGACCGGCGCGCACGCACCCGTGCTCAACGACGTGGTGCTGTGCGCGGCGGGCGATGCGCCTGGGGGCACGATGCCGCTGCCGTTCGCCGGGGGGTCCTGGGTGCTGTGGGAGCGCCGCGACCACTCCGGCTCGGCGATCGACGAGCTGCTGCCGATACATCCCGCGCCGCAAGGGGACCCGTTGCCGTCAGCGGCGCTGTATGCCGGGTGGCAGGCCCTGGGATGGTGGCTGGTTGGCACCAGCCGCGCCATGCTGTCGCTGGCCCGCCAGCACGCCGTGGACCGCGTTCAATTCGGTCGGCACATCAGCTCATTCCAGGCGATCAGGCACCGGCTGGCCGAGACACTCGTCGCGATTGAGGGCGCCGAGGCCACACTGCAGACCGCCACGGAATGTGACGATCCGCAGGGAATGGCTTGCATGCTGGCCAAGGCCGCGGCCGGTCAGGCGGCGCTCACCACCGCACGGCACTGCCAGCAGGTGCTCGGCGGTATCGGCTTCACCGCCGAGCACCCGCTGCACCACCACATCAAGCGGTCACTGATTCTGGACGGACTGCTGGGTAGCTCTCGAGAATTGACACGCCAAGCCGGAAAGGCGGTCGTGGCGGCCGGATCCGCGCCCCGGCTCGCGCAGCTCTAA
- a CDS encoding acyl-CoA dehydrogenase family protein, whose translation MNVEQFRADLRAWLDDNDLTPEHDHSLQGHMRQFARVSRALYDADWMRFGWPVEVGGLGGPALLRAIVGEEVVGRRLAEPGPYSMLEVLAPTMIDYAPAELAKEMVPRLLSGEEQWCQGFSEPGSGSDLASLTTRATQQGDNWIVNGQKVWTSFAQFSTRCVLLTRTAPGHDGITAFFVDLDTPGITIRPLRTMHGVDEFCEVYYDDVVIPASRMLGKPGDGWQLAMDLLPYERSACFWQRIAYLYSRFDDLITTASESGEPDESALGGAYLALHTLRCRSRATQHRMRDGARLGPDTSVDKVLLASAEQRLYDTVRDMLPGTLELEDAPWRSEYLYSRAATIYGGTAEIQRNIIARRLLDLGKE comes from the coding sequence GTGAATGTCGAGCAGTTCCGGGCCGACCTGCGCGCATGGCTCGACGACAATGACCTGACCCCTGAGCACGACCACTCCCTGCAGGGGCACATGCGGCAGTTCGCCCGGGTCAGCCGCGCGCTCTATGACGCCGATTGGATGCGGTTCGGCTGGCCGGTCGAGGTGGGTGGACTGGGCGGCCCCGCGCTGCTGCGCGCGATCGTCGGCGAAGAGGTGGTAGGCCGTCGCCTCGCCGAACCCGGCCCCTACTCGATGCTCGAGGTGCTCGCGCCCACCATGATCGATTACGCGCCGGCCGAGCTGGCCAAGGAAATGGTGCCGCGCCTACTCAGTGGCGAAGAGCAATGGTGTCAAGGCTTTTCCGAGCCGGGTTCGGGCAGCGACCTGGCGTCGCTGACCACTCGCGCGACGCAGCAAGGCGATAACTGGATTGTCAACGGGCAAAAGGTCTGGACCAGCTTCGCGCAATTCTCCACCCGCTGCGTCCTGCTCACCCGCACCGCACCCGGGCACGACGGCATCACCGCTTTCTTCGTCGACCTCGATACCCCGGGCATCACCATCCGTCCGCTGCGGACGATGCACGGTGTCGACGAATTCTGCGAGGTGTACTACGACGACGTGGTGATCCCGGCCAGCAGGATGCTGGGCAAGCCCGGGGATGGCTGGCAACTGGCCATGGACCTGCTGCCCTATGAGCGTTCCGCCTGCTTCTGGCAGCGAATCGCCTACCTCTACTCGCGTTTCGACGATCTGATCACCACGGCGTCCGAAAGCGGGGAGCCCGACGAATCCGCGCTCGGCGGAGCCTATTTGGCGCTTCACACGTTGCGTTGCCGGTCGCGCGCCACTCAGCACCGGATGCGCGACGGGGCCCGGTTGGGACCTGACACCTCCGTCGACAAGGTGCTGCTCGCCTCCGCGGAGCAACGGCTCTACGACACTGTCCGCGACATGTTGCCGGGAACGCTCGAGCTCGAAGACGCCCCGTGGCGCTCGGAATATCTGTACTCGCGCGCGGCGACGATCTACGGCGGCACCGCCGAGATCCAGCGCAACATCATCGCCCGCCGGCTGCTCGACCTCGGGAAGGAGTGA
- a CDS encoding nuclear transport factor 2 family protein, producing MSTPDQTNSGPSRTDDLVEIQQMLGRYAVTITQEDIEGLVAVFTPDGTYSAFGETYSLSRFPELVAAAPKGLFLTGTAVIDLDGDAASGTQPLCFIDHATHDMRIGYYRDTYVRTADGWRLKTRAMTFIRRSGVHDSGRAHAIGRPAGDSAAQAATEGADPSK from the coding sequence ATGTCGACACCAGATCAGACCAACAGCGGACCAAGCAGAACTGACGACCTGGTCGAGATTCAGCAGATGCTCGGCCGCTACGCGGTCACCATCACCCAGGAAGACATCGAGGGTCTCGTCGCCGTCTTCACCCCCGACGGCACCTACAGCGCCTTCGGCGAGACCTACAGCCTGAGCCGGTTCCCGGAATTGGTTGCCGCGGCCCCAAAGGGCTTGTTTCTCACCGGAACCGCGGTGATCGACCTGGACGGCGACGCCGCCAGCGGCACCCAACCGCTCTGCTTCATCGACCACGCCACACATGACATGCGGATCGGCTACTATCGCGACACCTACGTGCGAACCGCCGACGGGTGGCGACTCAAGACCCGCGCCATGACCTTCATCCGCCGCAGCGGTGTGCACGACTCCGGACGCGCACACGCCATCGGGCGACCCGCCGGTGACTCTGCGGCCCAGGCAGCGACCGAAGGAGCCGACCCATCGAAGTGA
- a CDS encoding metal-dependent hydrolase family protein, with product MLTLKAAGLLDVDAGEIVSPGILRVDGDRIIGVGGKREGDMIDLGDQILLPGLMDMEVNLLMGGRGEKPGLSMVQDDPPTRVLRAVGNARRTLRAGFTTVRNLGLFVKTGGYLLDVALSKAIDAGWIDGPRVVPAGHAITPTGGHLDPTMFAAFAPHALELTVEEGIANGIDEIRKAVRYQIKHGAELIKVCCSGGVMSLTGPPGAQHYSDEELRAIVDEAHRRGLRVAAHTHGAEAVKHAVEAGIDCIEHGFLIDDEAIAMMVEHETFLVSTRRLADGDAMDVSHAPPALQAKAAEMFPKARTSILAAYEAGVKIAIGTDAPAIPHGKNADELVTLVDWGLPPLAVLRAATVTAAELINATDRGRLAHGQLADIIAVPGNPLEDITVTQHVSFVMKGGKVYVDTRSDQQRTKQN from the coding sequence GTGTTGACGCTCAAGGCCGCTGGACTACTTGACGTCGATGCCGGCGAAATCGTGTCGCCCGGCATTCTGCGGGTCGACGGCGACCGGATCATCGGCGTCGGCGGGAAACGCGAAGGCGACATGATCGACCTCGGCGACCAGATCCTGCTGCCGGGTCTGATGGACATGGAGGTCAACCTCCTGATGGGCGGCCGCGGCGAGAAACCCGGGCTGTCCATGGTTCAGGACGACCCACCGACGCGCGTATTGCGTGCGGTCGGCAATGCCCGGCGCACATTGCGCGCCGGGTTCACCACGGTGCGCAACCTCGGCCTGTTCGTCAAGACTGGCGGGTACCTGCTCGACGTCGCGCTGAGCAAGGCCATCGACGCGGGCTGGATCGACGGGCCGCGGGTGGTGCCGGCCGGGCACGCGATCACCCCGACCGGTGGGCATCTGGACCCGACGATGTTCGCCGCGTTCGCACCGCATGCGCTGGAGTTGACGGTTGAGGAGGGCATCGCCAACGGGATCGACGAGATCCGCAAGGCCGTGCGCTACCAGATCAAGCACGGCGCCGAGCTGATCAAGGTCTGCTGCTCGGGCGGCGTCATGTCGCTGACCGGTCCGCCTGGTGCCCAACACTATTCGGACGAAGAGTTACGCGCGATCGTTGACGAGGCCCACCGCCGCGGGCTGCGCGTCGCCGCGCACACACACGGCGCCGAAGCGGTCAAGCACGCCGTCGAGGCGGGCATCGACTGCATCGAGCATGGATTCCTGATTGACGACGAGGCCATCGCCATGATGGTCGAGCACGAAACCTTTCTGGTCAGCACCCGGCGCCTGGCCGACGGCGACGCGATGGACGTCTCGCACGCCCCGCCGGCGTTGCAGGCCAAGGCCGCCGAGATGTTCCCGAAGGCGCGCACCTCGATACTGGCCGCCTACGAAGCCGGCGTGAAGATCGCGATCGGCACCGACGCCCCGGCGATACCGCACGGCAAGAACGCCGATGAGCTCGTCACGCTCGTCGACTGGGGCTTGCCACCATTGGCGGTCCTGCGCGCCGCCACGGTGACCGCGGCCGAGTTGATCAACGCCACCGATCGAGGACGACTGGCCCACGGCCAGCTCGCAGATATCATCGCGGTGCCGGGAAACCCGTTGGAGGACATCACGGTTACCCAACACGTCAGCTTCGTCATGAAAGGCGGCAAGGTCTATGTCGACACCAGATCAGACCAACAGCGGACCAAGCAGAACTGA
- a CDS encoding aromatic ring-hydroxylating oxygenase subunit alpha: MPHFPKPAAGSWTENYPELGTAPVDYTDSIDPAFFEAERDAVFRKTWLNVGRVERLPRTGSYFTRELPSAGKGTSVIITKTKDGTVKAYHNVCRHRGNKLVWNDFPNEETSGTCRQFTCKYHAWRYSLDGDLTFVQQEEEFFNLDKSNYGLAPVRCEVWEGFIFINFDDNAAPLVDYLGPLAKSIEGYPFGEMTETYSYRAEVGSNWKLFIDAFVEFYHAPILHQGQYTKEEAAKIQKFGYEALHYEVAGPHSLQSTWGGQAPPPDMSMVKPLDQVLRSGLFGPWDKPEIIEKLELPPGVNVKRVPQWGIDSWLFYPNFMLLIWEPGWFLTYHYWPTAVDKHIFESTLYFVPPRNARERLAQELAAVTFKEYALQDANTLEATQTMIGTRAVKEFLLCDQEVLIRHLHKTTGDYVKEYQNNGATV, from the coding sequence TTGCCCCACTTCCCCAAGCCAGCCGCCGGCAGCTGGACAGAAAACTACCCGGAACTGGGTACCGCGCCGGTCGACTACACCGACTCGATCGACCCGGCATTCTTCGAGGCCGAACGCGACGCGGTCTTCAGGAAGACGTGGCTGAACGTCGGTCGCGTCGAGCGCCTCCCCCGCACCGGCAGCTACTTCACCAGAGAGCTGCCGTCGGCCGGCAAAGGCACGTCGGTGATCATCACCAAGACCAAGGACGGGACCGTTAAGGCGTATCACAACGTCTGCCGCCACCGCGGAAACAAGCTGGTGTGGAACGATTTTCCGAACGAGGAGACCTCCGGCACCTGCCGGCAGTTCACCTGCAAGTACCACGCCTGGCGCTACAGCCTGGACGGTGACCTGACCTTCGTTCAGCAGGAAGAGGAGTTCTTCAACCTCGACAAGAGCAACTATGGGCTGGCGCCCGTCCGCTGCGAGGTGTGGGAAGGCTTCATCTTCATCAACTTCGACGACAACGCGGCGCCACTGGTCGACTATCTCGGGCCGCTCGCCAAGAGCATCGAGGGCTACCCCTTCGGCGAGATGACCGAGACCTACTCCTACCGAGCCGAGGTCGGCAGCAACTGGAAGCTGTTCATCGACGCGTTCGTCGAGTTCTACCACGCGCCGATCCTGCACCAGGGCCAGTACACGAAGGAAGAAGCCGCCAAGATCCAGAAGTTCGGCTACGAGGCGCTGCACTACGAGGTGGCCGGCCCGCACAGCCTGCAGTCGACCTGGGGCGGTCAGGCACCGCCCCCGGACATGTCCATGGTCAAGCCGTTGGACCAGGTGTTGCGCAGCGGGTTGTTCGGTCCGTGGGACAAGCCGGAAATCATCGAAAAGCTTGAGTTGCCACCGGGTGTCAACGTGAAGCGGGTGCCGCAGTGGGGCATCGACTCGTGGCTCTTCTACCCCAACTTCATGCTGCTGATCTGGGAGCCGGGCTGGTTCCTGACCTACCACTACTGGCCTACCGCGGTGGACAAGCACATTTTCGAGTCCACGCTGTATTTCGTGCCGCCGCGCAACGCCCGCGAGCGCCTGGCCCAGGAGTTGGCCGCGGTGACGTTCAAGGAGTACGCGCTGCAGGACGCCAACACTCTGGAAGCGACCCAGACCATGATCGGCACCCGGGCGGTCAAAGAGTTCCTGCTGTGTGACCAGGAAGTCTTGATCCGTCATCTGCACAAGACGACCGGTGACTACGTGAAGGAGTACCAAAACAATGGCGCTACCGTCTGA